One Streptomyces sp. NBC_00554 DNA segment encodes these proteins:
- a CDS encoding TetR/AcrR family transcriptional regulator, translating into MARMAAKDRREALIAAAIRVMVRDGVAKATTRAIVNEADMPLGVFHYCFDSREDLLDEVITRFTNSSGAAARKAFAGEGDLGDRITGSLYAFWEGVELAPGEHQVGYELTHYALRQAGFEELARRQYAHYLEVHEEVLEEAATSAGIEWTVPLPVLARYLNAVLDGVTLCWLVDRDGERSREVLQLTAEHLVTLARKPDPDLD; encoded by the coding sequence ATGGCCCGCATGGCGGCGAAGGACCGACGGGAAGCACTGATCGCGGCGGCGATTCGGGTGATGGTCCGCGATGGAGTGGCGAAGGCGACGACGCGCGCCATCGTCAACGAGGCCGACATGCCGCTGGGGGTCTTCCACTACTGCTTCGACTCGCGTGAGGACCTCCTCGATGAGGTCATCACGCGATTTACCAACAGCAGTGGCGCGGCGGCACGGAAGGCGTTCGCCGGGGAAGGCGATCTCGGCGACCGCATCACCGGGAGTCTGTACGCGTTCTGGGAGGGCGTGGAGCTCGCCCCGGGCGAGCATCAGGTGGGATACGAGCTCACCCACTACGCCTTGCGCCAGGCCGGCTTCGAGGAGTTGGCGCGCCGGCAGTACGCCCACTACCTGGAAGTTCACGAGGAAGTCCTGGAGGAGGCGGCCACGAGCGCCGGCATCGAATGGACGGTGCCTCTGCCCGTCCTCGCCCGCTACCTGAACGCGGTGCTCGACGGGGTCACCCTGTGCTGGCTGGTCGACCGGGACGGCGAACGCAGCCGGGAGGTGCTCCAGCTGACCGCTGAGCACCTCGTGACCCTCGCCCGCAAGCCCGACCCCGACCTGGACTGA